One window of the Cryptomeria japonica chromosome 7, Sugi_1.0, whole genome shotgun sequence genome contains the following:
- the LOC131035327 gene encoding 3-ketoacyl-CoA synthase 10, producing MEKEQARLSTEIVARGVESSGPNAGFQTFSVRVRRKLPDFLLSVNLRHVKLGYHYVISNALYFLVVVPLLVIFSAEVGTLRRDDLWRFWDKPSFDLVSLLYVSGLLGFIASVYYMCSSRPIYLVDFACYKPSDEFKVTRDYFMSHSRNSGLFDEKSLEFQQKILERSGLGEDTYFPEAILASPPRLTLKEARAEAEMVMFGALDELFEKCKVRPKDIGILVVNCSLFNPTPSLSAVIINHYKMRGNILSFNLGGMGCSAGVIALDLAQDMLQIHGDSYAVVVSTENITLNWYHGTNRSMLLPNCLFRMGGAAILLSNKRKDRRRSKYQLSHIVRTHNGQDDRSYQCVFQEEDSNKIKGLTISKELMAVAGHALKANITTLGPLVLPLSEQILFFLALFSKKVLKMDVKPYIPDFSLAFEHFCIHAGGRAVLDELQKNLSLSDHHMEPSRMTLHRFGNTSSSTLWYELAYMEAKKSVKRGDRLWQIAFGSGFKCNSAVWKALRTIKIPTRNPWLDCIDNYPVEIPEFQKI from the coding sequence ATGGAGAAGGAGCAGGCACGTCTGTCAACAGAGATTGTAGCCAGAGGGGTTGAAAGCTCTGGTCCCAATGCGGGATTTCAGACATTTTCAGTCAGAGTTCGTAGGAAACTGCCTGATTTCTTGCTCTCTGTCAATCTCAGGCATGTCAAGTTGGGCTATCATTACGTGATCAGCAATGCTCTGTATTTCTTAGTAGTTGTTCCCCTGCTGGTGATATTCAGTGCAGAAGTGGGGACCCTGAGAAGGGATGATTTATGGAGGTTCTGGGATAAGCCTAGCTTTGATTTGGTAAGCCTCCTTTATGTCTCTGGGCTGCTTGGATTTATTGCTAGTGTGTACTATATGTGTAGTTCAAGACCCATATATTTGGTGGACTTTGCATGCTATAAGCCATCTGATGAGTTCAAAGTAACCAGGGACTATTTCATGTCCCATTCTAGGAATTCAGGCCTTTTTGATGAGAAAAGCCTGGAGTTTCAGCAGAAGATTTTAGAGAGGTCTGGCCTAGGAGAGGACACATACTTTCCAGAAGCCATTTTGGCTTCCCCACCTAGGCTGACTTTGAAAGAAGCTCGTGCAGAAGCAGAGATGGTGATGTTTGGTGCCTTGGATGAATTATTTGAGAAATGTAAAGTGAGGCCCAAGGACATTGGGATTCTTGTGGTGAATTGTAGCTTGTTCAATCCAACTCCATCTCTGTCTGCCGTGATTATCAACCATTACAAGATGAGAGGAAACATCCTAAGCTTTAACTTGGGAGGAATGGGGTGTAGTGCAGGGGTCATAGCTCTGGATCTTGCACAAGACATGCTGCAGATTCATGGGGATTCATATGCAGTAGTTGTGAGCACTGAGAACATTACTTTGAACTGGTACCATGGTACAAACAGATCAATGCTTTTACCCAATTGCTTGTTTCGCATGGGAGGTGCAGCTATTCTCTTATCCAACAAGAGAAAAGACAGGAGGAGATCAAAATACCAGCTTTCACACATTGTGAGGACTCATAATGGACAAGATGATAGGAGCTACCAGTGTGTTTTTCAAGAAGAGGACTCCAATAAAATCAAGGGCTTGACAATATCCAAGGAACTCATGGCAGTTGCAGGCCATGCACTCAAGGCCAATATAACAACTCTGGGTCCATTAGTACTTCCTCTGTCAGAACAAATCCTCTTCTTTCTAGCACTCTTCTCAAAAAAAGTACTGAAGATGGATGTCAAGCCCTATATCCCAGACTTCAGTTTAGCTTTTGAACACTTTTGCATCCATGCAGGAGGCAGAGCAGTACTTGATGAACTGCAGAAGAATTTATCATTGTCAGACCACCACATGGAGCCATCAAGGATGACTCTTCACAGGTTTGGCAATACATCTAGCAGTACACTCTGGTACGAGCTTGCATACATGGAAGCCAAGAAAAGTGTGAAGAGAGGTGACAGGCTATGGCAAATAGCTTTTGGATCTGGATTCAAGTGCAACAGTGCAGTTTGGAAGGCCCTCAGGACCATCAAAATTCCCACAAGAAACCCTTGGCTGGATTGCATTGACAACTATCCAGTTGAAATTCCAGAGTTCCAAAAGATCTGA